Proteins co-encoded in one Gouania willdenowi chromosome 1, fGouWil2.1, whole genome shotgun sequence genomic window:
- the tk1 gene encoding thymidine kinase, cytosolic has translation MECVDFPRVHPNSPRKPRGQIQVIFGPMFSGKSTELMRRVRRFQIAQYKCLVIKYAKDTRYSGTGMATHDRNTMEAIPASCLGEVRRLALDASVIGIDEGQFFPDTVEFCEEMANLGKIIIVAALDGTFQRKPFGNILSLVPMAESVVKLNAVCMQCYKEAAYTKRLGSEKEVEVIGGADKYQAVCRKCYGGLMADKENRSPFREETPTQVLTGKCVDSAVTRRLFHSLHC, from the exons atGGAGTGTGTAGATTTTCCAAGGGTTCACCCAAATTCACCGAGAAAACCCCGCGGACAGATACAG GTCATCTTTGGACCGATGTTTTCAGGAAAAAG TACTGAACTTATGAGAAGAGTGCGCCGTTTCCAGATAGCTCAATATAAATGCTTGGTGATCAAATACGCCAAAGACACACGTTACTCCGGCACAGGCATGGCCACACATGACAG aaacacgATGGAAGCGATACCAGCCAGTTGTTTAGGAGAAGTGCGTCGTCTGGCACTGGATGCGTCCGTCATTGGGATTGACGAAGGACAGTTT TTCCCAGACACTGTTGAGTTCTGTGAAGAAATGGCCAACCTTGGAAAGATAATCATTGTAGCAGCTTTGGACGGCACCTTTCAGAGaaag CCGTTTGGAAACATCCTGAGCCTCGTCCCTATGGCTGAGAGCGTGGTGAAGCTGAACGCTGTCTGCATGCAGTGCTACAAAGAGGCTGCCTACACAAAGCGACTCGGTAGTGAGAAAGAG GTGGAAGTGATTGGTGGAGCTGACAAATACCAGGCGGTGTGCAGGAAGTGTTACGGCGGTCTGATGGCGGACAAAGAAAATCGTTCTCCGTTCAGGGAGGAAACACCAACACAGGTCCTCACAGGGAAATGTGTGGATTCTGCAGTTACCCGCAGGCTCTTTCATTCCCTCCACTGTTGA